From the genome of Lasioglossum baleicum chromosome 13, iyLasBale1, whole genome shotgun sequence, one region includes:
- the LOC143215003 gene encoding uncharacterized protein LOC143215003 — protein MGNSRSSQTGRKDRKKDDFGDGVDDRPGRNGKKGAANPCGKGRRETTKYRATNPFIIFFLRLRSKKPKEHVTVIARAAGRLWTQMTPEQRKKYIDLANAEKKRREGRRRKMRKSRKSRRRRR, from the exons ATGGGAAACTCCAGATCCTCGCAGACCGGAAGAAAAGACCGGAAGAAAGACGATTTCGGTGACGG CGTAGATGACCGTCCCGGAAGGAATGGAAAGAAGGGTGCTGCTAACCCTTGCGGGAAGGGCCGAAGGGAGACCACCAAGTACCGGGCCACGAATCCtttcattattttctttttgaGGTTACGCAGCAAAAAGCCGAAGGAACACGTAACTGTGATCGCGCGTGCAGCAGGAAGATTGTGGACACAAATGACCCCGGAACAAAGAAAGAAGTACATAGATCTGGCGAACGCCGAGAAGAAGAGACGAGAAGGAAGGAGAAGAAAGATGAGAAAGTCGAGGAAGTCGAG gagaagaagaagatag